In one window of Candidatus Neomarinimicrobiota bacterium DNA:
- the frr gene encoding ribosome recycling factor has product MINELHANARDRMDQAIEHVHQELATLRTGRANPRMVDHVRVEYYGSHQPLRNMANISAPEPRLLVIEPYDKTQVNNIVKAIQLADLGLNPATDGNVIRLPIPELTEERRKELVKVAHQVVEEGKVSVRNVRRDANNELKQLAKSHNISEDNLHRAMDNFQELTDEHIKILDELLAVKETEIMSD; this is encoded by the coding sequence ATGATCAATGAATTGCACGCCAATGCAAGAGACCGCATGGACCAGGCCATTGAGCATGTGCACCAGGAATTAGCTACCCTGCGAACCGGACGTGCTAATCCCAGGATGGTGGATCATGTGCGGGTTGAATATTACGGCAGCCACCAGCCCCTGAGGAATATGGCCAATATCTCGGCACCCGAGCCCAGGTTGTTGGTGATCGAACCGTACGACAAAACTCAGGTCAACAATATTGTGAAGGCTATTCAACTGGCTGACCTGGGACTTAATCCCGCCACAGACGGCAATGTCATCCGATTACCGATACCCGAACTCACCGAGGAACGCCGCAAGGAGTTGGTAAAGGTCGCCCACCAGGTGGTAGAAGAAGGCAAAGTATCAGTGCGCAATGTGCGCCGCGATGCCAATAATGAACTCAAGCAGCTGGCGAAAAGCCATAATATCTCCGAGGACAACCTGCATCGCGCCATGGACAATTTCCAGGAGCTCACCGATGAGCATATCAAAATCCTGGATGAACTGCTGGCTGTGAAAGAAACAGAG